The window agagagttccaaacattaacaactcgattgaagaagtgtttagcttcgtgcagGTGAGAGGTGTACCTGGGGAGTAGCTCTGGGGAGGGTGTACCTGGGGTGTAGGTTGGGGGAGAGGGTAAGGATGTATACCTGGGGACTGTGGGGAGTAGCtcggaggagggggggagggggtgtaggtagggggagggggtgagggggtgtacCTGGAGTGTATGtcgggggaggggtggagggggtgtaCCTAGGGACTGTGGGGAGTAGGTCGGGTGAGGTGGTGAGGGGTGCACCTGGGGTGTAggtcaggggagggggaggtggtgtaCCTGGGGTGTAGGTCAGGGGAGGGTGTACCTGGGGTGTAGGTCAGggagagggtgatggggtgtACCTGGGGTGTAggtcagggaggggagaggggtacCAGGGGTGTAggtcaggggagggggagggtgtacCTGGGGTGAAGGtcaggggagggggtaagggtgtACCTGGGGACTGTGGGGAGTAGgatggggaggggtgagggggtacCTGGAGTGTAGgtcgggggaggggaggggtataCCTGTGGTGTAGGTCGGGGAGGGGTAAGTGTGTACCTGAGGAATGTGGGGAGTAGgttggggaggggtgaggggtgtaCCTGGGGTGTAGGTCAGGGGATGGGGTGAGGGGTGTACCTGGGGTGTAGATCGAGGGAGTGGTGAGGAGGTGTACCTAGGGAgtagctgggggagggggggggtgtacCTGGGGTGACGGTCGGGGGAGGGGTGAGCAGGTGTACCTGGGGAGTAGctcggggagggggggtgggggtgtacCTGGGGTGTAGGTTGGGGAGGCAAGGATGTATACCTGGGGACTGTGGGGAGTAgcctggggagagggggaggtaccTGGGTGTAGGTCGGGGACGGGGAGGGGTACCTGGGGTGTAggtcggggaggggggaggggtgtacCTGGGATGTAGGTCGGGGGAgcgggtgaggggggaggggtgtacCTGAGGTGTAggtcggggagggggaggggtatacCTGGAGTGTAGGTCGGGGAGGGTAAGGTGTACCTGGGGACTGTGGGGAGTAGATCggcaggggtgagggggtgtACCTGGggtgtaagaacataagaacataagaacataggagtctgcaagaggcccgtaggcctgtacgaggcagctcctctgaacctaagctcccatgtagctcccgtgtatctaaccccacctaatatcactgtccatgaatttatctaatctatttttgaatgtgacaactgtattggcactcaccacatgactactaagcctattccactcatccaccaccctgtttgtaaaccaatttttgcctatgtccctgttgaatctcaattaatccagtttaaacccattactgcgtgtcctacccggttctcttaccaacaaaaccttatgaatgtctcccttattaaagcccttcatccatttataaaccccgatcatgtctccacgatcatgttttaactgtttgagtctttcctcgtatggcaagtttctcaacccctgaatcatcttagtcatcctcctctgcactgattctaacattttgatatccatactatgtatagtaaggtgaccagaactgaaccgcatagtcaaaatgaggtctaactaatgctaaatataggttgaggaagacttcggcgcttctgttgcttacgctccttgaaataaatcccagtaccctatttgctcgatttctagcttgaatgcattgtgcccttggacggagatcagagctcacaaagacccctaaatccctctcgcacccagacctgcttatgagagtgtcatttaagcaatagttatgagaggggttgctCCTTCCTACGCTCAGAATACTGCACCTCcgtacattgaactccatctgccatttatccgcccagtcatagaatctgtttagttcaccctggagaatactagcgtcctgatccgactcaattactcaaccgatcttggtatcatctgcaaacttactaacatcactactaattcctgtatctaagtcattgatataaataataaacaaaagtgaacctaataccgaaccttgtgggaccccactcgtaatacatccccagtcagacctttcaccattgatttgcactctttgcttcctattgctaagccacgccttgacccagttcaaaactttaccctctactccgtgagcctgtaatttaagcaacagtcgttggtgaggaactttgtcaaacgctttactaaaattaagatagattacatcataattttcatctctgtctatcgcctcaaatactttattgaagaaggacaagagattggtgaggcatgacctacatttcgtgaacccatgctgcgagtcgtgaattaagctatgtttctctagatgctcccgaatgttcctggctatttttggactccagcatcttgcctataaccgatgttaagctaattgggcgatagtttgaagcaaatGACctatccccctttttgaaaatcggcgtcacattagctacctTCCATAGGcttggcacatagccagtatttaccgacatcttaaagatgtcggttagtaggtcactgagtacatcacctaattcctttaatagaTAGTATAGATAGTAATAGATAGTATAGATAATAGTAGATCGGGGGAGGGGTGTACATGGGGTGTAGGTCAGGGGAGGGGTAAGGCTGTGTACCTGGGGACTGTGGGGAGTAGGTCGAGGAGGGGTGTACCTGGGGTGTAGGTCGGGGAGGGGGAGGTGTACCTGGGGTGTAGGTCAGGGGAGGGGTAAGGTGTGTACCTGGGGACTGTGGGGAGTAggtcggggaggggggaggtgtatTCCTGGGGACTGTGGGGAGTACCTCAGGGGAGGCAGGAGGGTGTACATGGGGTGTAGGTCGGGGAGGGGTAACGGTGTGTACCTGGGGACTGTGGGGATTAGGTCAGGGGGGGGTAAGGGAGTGTTCCTGGGGACTGTGGGGAGTACCTCGAGGGAGGCGGGAGGGGTGTACCTGGGGTGTAGGTCGGGGAGGGGTAAGGGTGTGTGCTTGGGGAGTGTGGGGAGTAGGtcgggggagggggtaagggtgtGTGTTCCTGGTGACTGTAGGGAGTAcctcgggggagggggggaggggatgtacCTGGGGTGTAGGTCGGGGGAGGGGATAAGGGTGTGTACCTGGGGACTGTGGGGAGTAGGtcgggggagggggtaagggtgtGTTCCTGGGGACTGTGCGGAATTcctcgggggagggagggaggggatgtacCTGGGGTGTAGGTCGAGGAAAGGGGTTAGGGTGTGTTCCTGGGGTGAAGGtcgggtgaggggtgagggggtgtacCTGGGGAGTAGctcgggggaggggggaaggggttgtaCCTGGGGTGTAGCTCGGGGTAGGAGGTAACTGATCGAGACTcgtaattactattattatggaTGCTCCTTTAATAATACTGCTGAGGCGAAAGTTTTAAACACCCCAGGGGGTtttgagtggtttttttttttttttttgacagtaaATCATCGTTTTATACTGAAGCGCCAGCGAACCATTACATCATAATTATTGACACCGAACGTTTTATATTTACACTTTAAAGGGGAACCTTTGAATGAGCGTTTTATCGGTAAAGTTTATCTTTGCAGAAGTATCTCTGAAAACCTTTACTTGAGTTTTATTGGCTGTAAATAAAGTGCaggaaaattttttttttaaaaacaagCGTATCAACCCACACTCCCTCTTAtgtagaaaaaggaaacaaataagtaACGAAGAAATTAACACGAGTAAAAGTAATATCAATATGAATGTCGAGACAGGAGCAAAACTAAGATTTGAAAGGAAGagcacaaggaggaaaaaaatgtaacaaaaagCGTAGCATGGAGAAGTAACAATTGTGGCGCAgataacgaaggaaaggaggcgcCTGGAAAATATAAACTTATTGACGACGAGAAAGTAACTACGAAGTGTGTTCAAGGAATGAGAAAAGTGAGACTGAGCAAGTAGCAACAAAGGAGCGTGTAGAAAGTAAAACTGATGAGTCGAGGGGAGGATATGAGGCAAAGACGTggacgagagaaaggagaagtagaggaaaaggtagaaaatacGAGGGGAATCGGAGGACGAGGAGTAAGAGAAGCGGAAGGGAGTAGGAAGCTatgtaaaggagaaggagaggcttgaaggaagtgaggaggaataagtataagaaggaaaacgggagaagcatggagagggaagaaagagataaagagggatcgtggatggaagaagaaataagaggggcAAGGAAAGGTATAGGAGGtaggaggtagaaaagaaggggagaacagtgaaaaaaggatgatgaagggagtagatggaaagagaaggacgcaaaggaaaacaaacaaacgtggaAGGCGAGGAGGAACACGAAAGGCACCGTGGCAATATTTCAACTCCATGCATCATTTCATCTCCatgttcctttctcctctttcgtcctcttcttcctcttcttgcttttcttcttgctttgtttttttttcacctctccgtccgccacttcctctccctttttcctttgatCTGCCTCAAGTCACAGTGAGTTTCAAAGGTTTtaacataaaacaaaacacaagaTTATGCTCTAACGAAAGCTTTGAAGAAAATGCAAACTTTCAAGATTTCCCATTCTCATTCAGattttatccctccttccctgccttcctttcatcTTGCAACCACAAATAAGAACCACTATAAAGACACAAAAGTGATGGTGATTCGTGAAAACCCTCAAGCTGATCATCCACCTGATATTCatgtttccttctacttcttccttccttccctccgtccctccaacTATGACTGTACTCGTTCATTTATTTCATATCTTCATCCTtaacatctttcccttcttccattacaCTTCAAAAATGTAACTTCAAAAGTGTTCCATCAAAGCGATTAATCTACAATTTGAGTGGAACAATAGCGTActatttcatctttctcctttaatCAATCTGGCTATCTGTCTAAGtatatatccatccatctatatTTTCAGTGATCTATATATGTATAAGCTCTCCGTGGAGcggtggtcagcgtgcctggcaaCGACTCTCCCGCCCCGTGTTCAAATCCCGGCCCGGGATATCGGCGGGCAACTCACctagttgttcatcctccctttcgggttaGTCGATTAATTGGTACCTAGGGAAACCTAGGGAAGATagactgtggcaatcccggacttATTGGCTCGTATCTCGGAGTAATGAGTTGTTTTCGATTCACCACAGGCTTTAAGGGCCAACAGTTCGGAGATGATTACCGCAGCCACGCACAACCGTAGCGTACGCATCCGACTTTACCTTCATATATTCATCATTCTCAATATTTTTGCcggtggctgagtagttagcgtgcggaccccgcattcaccgcgtgatggacgatgcgggttcgaatccgccgctaccacctggaatttttcagtcaccgccgagtggcttaagatttcccacatgttgtcctgaagatcacccatcaacccggactctagaggaaaccgtccaagtgaatcaaggacgagctccggggggcagcatgagccaagaaaagatggcgccacaataaaaaaacacttgcctgctggggccgactaccatccagacccctcaagaaagccaaccggcgctataggctggcacgtaaaaaaaaagaataaagatggtGGTAGTTTGGGGATTAAAGAAAAGAATACCTTTCTGCCTTTCTGCCTTGTGAAGAAGGTAAAAGGGAAAGGTAATAAAATTACCTGACTAATGAAGCTCAGGTGTTCCGCGGTGTTGCTCAGGTATGGCGTGGCCAGGAAGATGACGGcaagcagggagaggaaaggcgtgtgtgagagggaagaagataaatggagaacaggaatgaaaaggtaaggaaaaggggagagaagtgaaagagattggtggtgagagaagaggagggaaaagtaaatgaaaaggaaaaaaaaataagcgtaAATAGAATTTTatgataaaataagataaatggtGTGGATTAATAGTGAGCGaataaagggggaaagaagaaaagagaacgaaagcagagaagagagaagaacagataagataaggttaggaaagagaatataaaaaaaaaaagaggaaagtagaggaagtgATATATCAGTGAgcaatgaggaggaaagaggaattggTGAGACGAGAAGGggtagaaaaagagtaaagatgaaagagaggagaggagaaagaaaccgAGACAGaatgaagtaaaaagagagaaCGTGATAAAGTCGCAGTAAGATGTAAAGGGGAAAAGAGTGGAAAACGTGAGAAGTTAGAGAAAATAAACATTCTTAAATCTTTTATCTATTAAATATTTAGTCTTTTATCTACTAAAATATTCTGGAATCTCTTCTCAAATTCTGGTGCCGAGTAGCGATATGTGGCGccagttaggaggaggaggaaacacggaaacatggaaacatggaaatgcaggcaacataaagcctattggctcattacgaggttgcccgctttggtgatttaatctgctcgacagccacttggggcctggggagcagatgaaagcaccttgatcaTCATTTtattcctgacgcaacgaaatgacggtcgatttgaTTTTTGAacgagttgatggtattcgcatttactacttctgagggaggattgttgcagtggcggatgactcggtttgaaaagaaactccttccgatgtctgtgttgcatcaactcgactgaatgggtaaaccgttgtttctagttcttgagctgGTTTGTAGTTGAAAGAATTTTGGAGTAGTTGACGCTAATGAACTTtttgaggtacttgaagacttgaatcatgtccctcgtaggcgtcttttctccaatgtaaagagattgagtcgtttgagtcgttcctcgtacggttgggcaCTTAAGGtcggaatcattttcgtggcgcgtcgttgaatcctttccagtaaatcaatgtcctttctgtagttaAGAACGAAGAACATAACATAAGCACGTAAGGAGTCTggaagaggccggttggcctatacaaggcagctcctgtacactcaaccctaccttacctcaccatccatggctttatctaacctcttcttgaatgtatctatgatattggcacccacaacatggctcccaagcctgttccattcgtccaccactctattgatgaaccaattcttgcctgtgtctttgttgaatctgaatttgtctaacttaaaaccattgccatgcgtcctacctggctcttttactatcaaaatcttattgacatccctttattaaagcccttcatccatttatagacttcgttcaagtctcctcgcaaccttcgcctttctagagagtgtataTTTAAATGCTACAGCCtctcttcataaggcaagtttctcaccccctgaatcatctttgtcatcctcctttgtacagattctaacatcctgatatccattctatagtagggaaCCAGAACTGAACttcataatcgagatgaggtctaactagtggtAAGTAAAGTttaaggatgacttcagcgctcctattgcttacgctccttgatatttttagcctgaatgcattgaggcCTAGGACGGATGTTAgcactcactaggactcctaagtttctctcacgcccagacctgcttagatgagtgtcatttaaggagtatttgtgtgagggattattcctacctacactcaaaatgctacacttctagacattgaattccatctgccacttccccgcccaatcatatagtctgtcaagctcatcatggaaaacggtagcgtccctgtctgatcttggtatcatctgcaaacttactgacatcactactaattcctgtgtccaagtcattgatgtaaataataaaaagcagaggacccagcactgacccttgagggactccattcgtaacactgccccattcagatattttaccattgatttgcactctctgcttcctgccACTAAGCCaagccctgatccagttcaaaactttcccttctacgccgtgagcctgtaattttagtattAGCCGGTGATGAgagactttgtcgaacgctttactgtaatctagatataatatgtcatagttttcatctcggtcaaccgcctcgattactttagtgtagaaggacagcaggttagtaaggcaagacctaccctttgtgaacccatgctgtgaatcatgaattaaattatgtttttctagatggtcccgaatgctcccggctataattgactccaacatctttcctacaactaatgttaagctaattggcgccataatttgaggtggctgacttgtctccttttttgaaaatcggcgtcacattagctactttcctttgattgggcacatactcagaatttaccgacatcttgaAGATATCGGTAAGAGGTCCActaaggacctccttgcactctttcagaacccttgggaatacttcgtctgggcccggcgatttgtttttcttcaacctactaatctcatcctggactacttgcctagtgatgatcacatcccttaacttgtcgttctcttctccctcatatacctgaactctctccggaatggttgttagattttcctgcgtgaaaactgagaggaaatagtcattcatcatttgactcatatcttctccattctcaacgagttCACCCGTGTTTATTTTCAGAGGTCCAATTCTGTTCCTTGTTTTCGTTCGTataatttgaagaagcccttgggatcgctcttggcctcgttggctaccctagtctcataatttatttttgctaggcgggtgttcttcttcaccgacctggctagctcaacatacctacccctgaggtgggtttcttcGTTCtgtattttcctataaattcctctcttcaagccaatctcatgcttgagtctgcgggtcatccgtttggggtcgttatttttcttcctacgtgtttggtaagggatatgctgtctctgaccctctgctattactctaactaaattattgtaggtcatttctacatggttcccctgtctttccggttccagccctgagctCTGGCATTCATCCAGCCCTAaagttccccaatttacctcctcaaggtgtcttctgagcccctcataatcagttcttctaaagtcaggcaccaacacacgGTTGAGTTCAtaggtcaccgcccagtctaatttaaatctaatttccttgtgatcactaccACCTAATtatcccccaacatctagctcgctgattatattctcggtgttagttaagaccaagtctagaatgttgttacccctggtgggctcagttactgtctgcttgagaaaattatcttgtattactttcagaaaatcctcagattctagatcacccaccacgccttcccactCTATATttctatagttaaaatcccccattatgcagacatttttgcccctgctagccctgcctacctcttggagcaatatatcagtgtcctgcctgctaaggttgggtggcctgtaaagaaacCCTAGAATTAGTTTAtatttccctttgtggacgtccacccaaactgattttgAGTCgtcatttgtttgaacagagttgttagcggaacatgtaagtgtgtctttaacataaagtgccacccccctccccttcttcccttttctatctttgtgaaacatctgataaccatctatttcatactccgacatgaagtttttgtttgcagtatccacccatgtttccgtgatagctataatgtcgaatttctcgacacatgctttccccctgagactcctactgttggtgtaataagccgttagcccatcctttcttatatcctttcgatcacttctgcgccccctagtcccaggctgcgatgcatagccactgatgacaggccttcccccctcgcctactcgaaaaatcctgtagggtgctaagtgatcactgaggagtctgcgagaacctccaccccctggagtgacaggtgcacaccatccttggcatacaaggtgcctttatcgtagaaAAGGTCGCAattatcaaggaaaagccaaccatttcccttatagtgggccgccagcctgttctttactgctaaggctctggaaagccatcccgcacctcccccccccccccgccacggTAACACCACCCAAACGGCGGGCACCCCACCCACGTCGCTCACTTTAGCGAACGcgtccctgaagcgccgaaatatctcttcgctacacactctaccgatgtcattaccaccgaaatTGCAAAAGACGATAGGTTGTGTCCCCTCCTCTGCTAAAAGTTCCTCAatcctgtcagatacgtgctgtatgcctgccccgggaaagcacactcgaagcctattttccttatcccttgaacaaaagtacctgtcaatgaacctgacttgactgtcaccaaccaccagtactttcctctttgAAACTGCATCAGttgacggaagggaagccgctacaggaggagagggaggggaggcaacaggggaggaggaggaggaggaggaggaggaggaggaggaggagtgggtgaaggagaaaaaggagggtgatgacgtcgaaggggaagggggagaggaggaggtgactgaggtggtggcggagatggcggaggaggtggtgggggaggcgagggagaaggggaaagaggggggggaagaggaggggacagggagggaggcgggggaggaggaggaggaggaggaggaggaggagaaggagtaggaggaggcgggAGCGGTAGCGGTAGtaaaggaggggggaggtgatgtggtggaggacaaggagagagaatgcgaggaagagcaggaagagacggaagggggggaagaggtggaggaaaggggaaagggggatgaTGAATGAGAGTGAGCGGcggcagaaggaaagggaagtatggCGGGTGAGTAGAGGGGAGAAGCggcggaaggagtggaggggaagggggagataaagggggagggagaagtgaagggagaaggcactCGCGAGGAGGGGCAGACAGGCGGGAGAAGGGAGGCGTTTTCtgctgctgtatggggagaagcaggggtggaaggaaagggggggggtgaggtccCCCCGCGAGTAGATGAGCAAGAACACCTGCGACACGCTGTGACTCTCTCCGCCAGATATGTAATGTCCAgtgttaacgagtggatcgtagattccaggtgcttgatttttctttcatcatgcCCTGCCTTGACGCAGAAACGGCAAGTCTCGCTTGTCCCGGTACTTGTCCTAAAGTATTGCGGAGCTTGGCGTAGGCCACAATTAaaacaacgtttcaaatttgagggcataGTGGCTGATCCTTCCGCGGAGCGTATAGTGAAACAAAGGGTCCCAGGTGAAACAACGGCTCCCAGGGGAATACGGCCGGCGAGGGGGAGGTGACTGGTGGCCTGGAAATTTCCGTTTATCAAGGAAAATTACAGCCTGAAACAGTCTTTAATATAAACACTCTCTGGAaattaaataggaaaaaatacgtgtagaacgtttagaaggagcttgcgtgcaccacAGTGAAGTTGTGAGAGgtatggggttagtacagcgagggaaagcaagtgtgttatggtgagggtgatggaatgtaatgtatcagaaataacacttagcagagcagagtgttgggtagtagtagttgttgttcagtcACAGCAGCAGCACTACAGGAACAAAACAGCCTCAGGAACCGCTGGATAGTAGATAAGGAGATTCAAAGTGCCGAAGCACTGAGAGCAAGCTGACACGTGTACCCCCGAGGCTGGAGCAGGGTCAActgagaccagaactgcactgcatactcgaggtgcggtcttgccatggaattatacaaggatatcatcacgtctggcgttttacactcgaagttcctcgctatgaacccgaacatagtgtgtggctttgttatatgcttttttacagtgattcgagtgtttcaggtcactgctgatagtgaccccaagatccttttcttcctgcatcgcttgcagaggtttcccattcatgatgtatgtctGGCttctatttctggacccaatgtgcatgactttgcatttgtcaacactaaaggacatttgccatttttccgaccattcgataatgtgatcgaggtctttctggatgatttcgcagtcggtctttgtgagggccttgccacccaccttggtgtcatcagcaaaggaggagaaggaggaggaggaggaggaggaggaggaggaggaggctaagacgAGTAAGAGGAGAATGGAAATAAACATGCGTGCGAGCATATGTGAGTGCGTATGCGTTAGTGCGTATGCTTGTATGTGATTGGGATGGAGGGGCACAAATTAGACAGGAACAGATCAGTGAGTTCCTATTACTCTTTTTCGTAACCATCCGCCTCAGCACCGTCCAATTAACTGATTGGCCGGATATAACTAGCCACGAGCACCTAAGCGGCAGGTGAACATCCGGAGGTGGACTGATAACACGGTCACGAGGGAGGCAGGGGAAAGCGGTGAAGGGAACTCCTCGTGAATATTCTGGCTgtgcaaggaggaaaaaaaaaaaaaaaacgtgtgacGATTTTTAGTGACCATTGTCTTCATAACAGCCAGATGGCTATGGGGAGAGACAAGAAGTAAACAGTATGTGCGATAGTGAATATCTTATGGCTATTGTAAGAGTGAGCAAAATATATTGTGATACCTAACTTTTCATTACGTCAatagtaaacattttttttccggGGACACAAATGGGCGGTAAAGAATTCGTGGCTGTTAAATACCGAATATGTGTAATGTGAAGATTCA of the Eriocheir sinensis breed Jianghai 21 chromosome 24, ASM2467909v1, whole genome shotgun sequence genome contains:
- the LOC127003108 gene encoding uncharacterized protein LOC127003108 is translated as MRDSRSGYGVDKVFIGITVRLIMVGWFTDFLQGDIFFKTDFLQGDIFFKISPCRKSVNHPTMIIPRYTPLSPPPTYTPGTSPPPLPRGTPYSHQEHTPLPPPPTYSPHSPSTHPYPSPTYTPGTPHSPQEYTSPLPDLLPTVPRYTPYPSPDLHPRYTSPSPTYTPVPRYTLPSPTYTPGIPLPLPDLHLRYTPPPSPAPPTYIPGYSPQSPGIHPCLPNLHPRYTPTPPPRATPQVHLLTPPPTVTPGTPLTPPQPTPHIPQVHPPPPLTYTPGTPLPSLTYTPGTPPPPPLTYTPGAPLTTSPDLLPTVPRYTPSTPPPTYTPGTPPPPLPRATPQVHALGPSPDLHPKYTPSPPHLTYTPGTPLTLT